One genomic window of Candidatus Thorarchaeota archaeon includes the following:
- a CDS encoding PH domain-containing protein yields the protein MTSTTPVPFPPEKRERLVAILYPKRIGFLWAYVVGVIVFMVGFLSNVAASAGWIIHNELSWDISIIGLVAGALIVSEAETRRRSTLYIITTWNVRVRTGLLRKRTVRLFYDQIKEIRLQVDPQRRRISIGDLQFYSQAGGDTPVLVFRDVYSPDGIKELITRFIETTPSTPPWAHVPR from the coding sequence ATGACTTCAACCACACCAGTGCCATTCCCGCCCGAGAAACGAGAGCGCCTTGTCGCCATACTGTATCCGAAGAGGATTGGGTTTCTGTGGGCGTACGTGGTTGGCGTGATAGTATTCATGGTGGGCTTCCTTTCGAACGTAGCGGCTTCGGCAGGGTGGATTATTCACAACGAGCTGTCATGGGACATTTCCATAATTGGTCTTGTGGCAGGCGCACTCATAGTGTCAGAGGCGGAAACGCGGCGTCGATCCACGCTGTACATAATCACAACATGGAACGTACGGGTCAGGACAGGACTGCTAAGGAAGAGAACAGTGCGCCTGTTCTATGACCAGATAAAGGAAATACGACTGCAGGTCGATCCGCAACGAAGGCGCATTTCGATTGGAGATTTGCAGTTCTACTCACAAGCTGGAGGAGATACTCCCGTCCTTGTCTTCAGGGACGTCTACAGTCCCGATGGCATAAAGGAGCTGATAACCCGGTTCATCGAGACCACTCCCAGCACGCCACCCTGGGCCCATGTGCCACGCTGA